Sequence from the Anabaena sphaerica FACHB-251 genome:
GGTTGTTGTTCTGTCGGAACTGGGCAGTTAGAAACCGAGGATCTCATCATCTTTGCTTATCCTCAACCTAATCAGAGTTTGGTAACGATATGCGTTCTGCATGAATCCAGAACGCTTCTAAATTATAAAACTCCCGTTCCTTGGGCATCATGATGTGAACGATCACGTCGCCATAGTCTTGCAGTACCCAACTTCCCTCAGCTTTTCCTTCGGTTCTTAAGGGACGGCGTTGCAGGTCGGTTTCGACTTTATCTTCTATGGCTGCGGCGATCGCTCTGACTTGGACCCTAGAATAGCCAGTCATCATCACAAAGTAATCAGACAGGTAAGACACTTCTGCTAATTTGAGCAATATAATGTCACCTGCTTTGCGTTCTGACCCAGCTTCGGCTATGGTTCTCGCTAATTTTTCACTTCCATCATCAGTTTCAGCCATGGCGCTGTTTACTGTGTTTCTTGTCCGTGGGACAGATTCTAGTGGCAAATTTCCTTGAAAATAATCAGTCATTCAACCTCAGGGGCTTGTTTCTTCTTGTTACAAATTGTCTGATGTAGTTACAAACAACTTGCAATTGTGTGAATAGGTTTTTTTGAATACTAACAAAAAAATAGGTGTTGATGGGGCTGATTTGACAATTCTCTGGTAGTACAGCAACTATCAGACGTGATGTATCTGTGATCTGTCCAGGATTGCCACCACAATACTCTAAATGCTTAAACTTCCTGTTTAGTGACAGATTGGGAATGAATTGCTTTGCCATCTGCTGTCAAGGAGTAAAATAAAGCCTCATACTGATTTAAGGCTTGCTCAAAGGCATATTGCTCAACAGCATACTGCCGACTATTGTCACCCAGAGTTTTTACCTTTTCCGGGTTTTGGTACAATTCTAAAATTGCCGTGGCTAAGGCTTGAGGATCTTCTGGAGGAATCACAACTCCACCGCAGCTTTGTTTAATTGCTCTAGCTGCAGTCCCATTTTCAGGTACAGATCCCACTAAGGCTCTGCCACTGGCAAGTAAAACCTGAATTTTCGATGGCATATTGAAGGAGATCACATTTTTCTTTTGTACTACCAAACCCACATCTGCTGCTGCTAACATTTGTGGTAGGTCTTTGCGGGTTTGAAAAGGTAATAACAAAACATTATCTGCACCCCAGTCTAAACACTGCTGTTGTAATCGCTGCAAACCTTTACCTTCACCAACAACCACAAAAGCAATTTTTGTGATGTCACGTAATTTAGCAGCAGCTTTAATAACTGTTTCTAAGCCTTGTGTTAAGGCAATGTTACCCGAATATAGCACCACAAATTTGCCCTTGAGGTTATGTGCTGCGCGAAAAGGGCTGTCTTCTTTTGGCAAGGGGCTGATAAAATTTACATCAACCCAGTTGGGAATCTGCACGATTTTATGGGCTGCTACACCCTTGGAGAGCAAATTTTCTACAAAGCCATCAGCAATAACACTAATTTTAGCGGCGGCGGAGTAGGCAAATTTTTCTAAGGCCGTGAATATTTTGATTAGTAACTTATTTTTCAGCAGACCGACGTGGATGGCTGCTTCGGGTAATATATCTTGTAGATTTAAGATGATTGGACAGGCGCGTAACCATCCTAAAACAGCAGCGGGTATGCAAACAGGCAAAGATGGGGAGGTTAAAAGAATAACATCTGGCCGCCAGCCCATCAGCGCAGGTAAAAAACTGGTGA
This genomic interval carries:
- the rsfS gene encoding ribosome silencing factor gives rise to the protein MTDYFQGNLPLESVPRTRNTVNSAMAETDDGSEKLARTIAEAGSERKAGDIILLKLAEVSYLSDYFVMMTGYSRVQVRAIAAAIEDKVETDLQRRPLRTEGKAEGSWVLQDYGDVIVHIMMPKEREFYNLEAFWIHAERISLPNSD
- a CDS encoding glycosyltransferase family 4 protein, which codes for MRILIYSYNYHPEPIGIAPLMTELAEGLVKRGHQVRVVTAMPNYPERQIYQEYRGKFYLTEHKNGVQIQRSYVWIRPQPNLLDRVLLDASFVVTSFLPALMGWRPDVILLTSPSLPVCIPAAVLGWLRACPIILNLQDILPEAAIHVGLLKNKLLIKIFTALEKFAYSAAAKISVIADGFVENLLSKGVAAHKIVQIPNWVDVNFISPLPKEDSPFRAAHNLKGKFVVLYSGNIALTQGLETVIKAAAKLRDITKIAFVVVGEGKGLQRLQQQCLDWGADNVLLLPFQTRKDLPQMLAAADVGLVVQKKNVISFNMPSKIQVLLASGRALVGSVPENGTAARAIKQSCGGVVIPPEDPQALATAILELYQNPEKVKTLGDNSRQYAVEQYAFEQALNQYEALFYSLTADGKAIHSQSVTKQEV